From Bombus vancouverensis nearcticus chromosome 15, iyBomVanc1_principal, whole genome shotgun sequence, the proteins below share one genomic window:
- the Remo gene encoding remoulade isoform X1 produces the protein MRAILLFLILIQTRGETIQTCPKYCTCKLGAQAEWLRIKCSNELQNIRDINLDSVSVELVQLDLSKNDIYAIEANIFKNLTNLKRLNLSQNDITFIGENSFDGLGNLERLDLSKNQISTIDAHTFSKLPNLKRLDLSGNNISVVKPSLFHNLLALERLKLNENKLTTLMEGTFYGLKSLKQLDLSNNPWRCDCELYWFSNWIHNSSIKLNPAPKCVSPINIKGEFVKKLKYSENIQCQWLPPTIELRPVNNQVVFAGDSITLKCRAPSITEDRNARLSWLWYPNTTSETVDLNTFLDPQKSLSNIKVDNRYLADSGIVDSSLSIVPVKEEHNGQWNCLLVSVNGNRTKAISVIVISEETRYCPLAVTKNNKGIYTWPKTIVGWRAELPCEGNHLSGLMQMPLKASYQCNITGYWENLNTELCPYISHITKSLEQFSKVNLSLTRISLLESAKKFKNYTGNTIKITDPIEVDFITQTIENYLNFVTEEKELGSMLIDVISTLINVPKNILKKAEISFKSCTRLIKAVEKIIQFTPSIQFYKKNMALEEFRVKRDSFTGLICTWYSNNNPEIRFLQCTTNNRTSPINIKDKIIEASIHLPASLLQYSQEVTAHQLMISVYSNSRLFPKIINNDNMDIPSCVIGSKLYGMSIQNLTEPVYIMLKAPLYYYAGKKLLPVVWDETLNKSGGWTNDGCYLRNVLNNLIVFHCNRLGYYGLLQDTSTFDYNGNSISGAKFRYSNPAIYIGSIATVTCLVIMSVTYIICYTSIAMPKKAKHCVINTWFAMALLSFFYSIGIYQTENIPICQGVGLILHYLSLCCLLWMAVFASNMYKKLSKPDLEDIPDNELQDPPIPKPLLGLYLVGWGIAMIICGISGAINLREYAGYSYCFLTTAPALVALFVPAGFLIVYLSIFHLLIKCSIQNVDMNAQLSEGTQATENMDLELLEPNTNLSVGRNSARSAQTVLSDIDDSEHSQITQLKGQIIILILYLISWITAAAAITKPLSAYISFDETIFATLYSLFSSSLGIFILFFYGIARNDVRSQWLKMGCWFQKRKNQCCRTRSISDANPVIATQSLVQNLVPPMSNSQATQVTSDSNSIGSSRYTNRSQTYNAFKVTDIITSQEVSPVGRKMTNVNLVVLHRQQYRSDNSVTTYIEPTCVEMFYNPHQSGVARKFFRKQRRHTKNNNLGPRKQGDGGAMSDAGSCISVPRSTTKLDSNIDQTILSSSAKVNNTNIHVELNPINDIKNVNILSDSGGSISEERNVPVRFVIGQEGLFGNVRKVNNNCRLHDSLNTLSNSARNNCQKVELLSITLHDSDMDIKTDEEKHLQSVSQQCSLEYSSEIESITQMTSEKSEHNLPEVYETVDNIMNPKWLKKDCQSMNEFHEVEERRSNATSKWLTHSNSMHCLPIETVKPLRNNFCNSLNDITSLTSLKKCEYLKSFTGLQNITNSNLCDKSRLSQKSFNKLESPFPKVNSAVKDNLHKLMQTTYITPTRNTECASNVCTDELRSKQKLISSMIDMTSLMHSSCNIVKNLDSNNEVESLNRQQNIQNIETSKTHLNNPNTYLQIVKKETSV, from the exons ATGAGAgctattttattgtttttaattttaattcaaacaAGAGGAGAAACAATCCAGACATGTCCAAAGTATTGCACATGTAAACTTGGTGCACAAGCAGAATGGCTACGAATTAAATGTAGTAATGAATTGCAGAACATTAGGGATATCAATCTTGATAGTGTCAGCGTGGAATTAGTTCAATT AGATTTGAGCAAGAATGATATTTATGCTATTGAAGCTAACATATTTaagaatttgacaaatttgaaacgTTTGAACTTATCGCAAAATGATATAACTTTTATTGGTGAAAATTCTTTTGATGGTCTTGGAAATTTAGAGAGATT GGATTTAagtaaaaatcaaatttcaacTATAGATGCTCATACATTTAGCAAGTTGCCAAATTTGAAAAGGCT TGATTTGTCCGGCAACAACATAAGTGTGGTGAAACCatcattatttcataatttactGGCTTTAGAGCGCTT gaAGTTAAACGAAAATAAATTAACAACTTTAATGGAGGGTACTTTTTATGGTCTGAAATCTTTAAAACAGTT aGATTTATCTAACAATCCATGGAGATGTGACTGTGAATTATACTGGTTTAGTAATTGGATTCATAACAGTTCTATTAAATTAAa tcCTGCCCCAAAATGTGTATCACCTATAAATATCAAAGGTGAATTTGTGAAAAAATTGAAGTATTCAGAAAATATTCAATGTCAGTGGTTACCTCCCACAATTGAACTTCGGCCAGTTAATAATCAAGTAGTATTTGCTGGAGATTCTATAACTTTAAAATGCAGAGCACCTAGTATAACAGAAGATAGAAATGCAAGACTAAGTTGGTTGTGGTATCCTAATACTACTTCTGAAACTGTAGATTTAAATACATTTCTAGATCCACAAAAAAGTTTATCTAATATTAAAGTGGATAACAGATATCTTGCAGATAGTGGCATTGTGGACAG ttCTCTTAGTATTGTTCCTGTTAAAGAAGAACACAATGGCCAATGGAATTGTTTGTTAGTTTCTGTAAATGGTAATAGAACAAAAGCAATCAGTGTAATAGTTATCTCTGAAGAAACTCGTTATTGTCCTCTAGcag TAACTAAAAATAATAAAGGTATTTATACATGGCCAAAAACTATAGTAGGATGGAGGGCAGAATTACCATGCGAAGGCAACCACTTATCAGGTTTAATGCAAATGCCTTTAAAAGCTTCTTATCAATGTAATATTACAGGATATTGGGAGAATTTAAACACAGAATTATGTCCTTACATATCACATATAACAAAAAGTTTAGAACAATTTTCTAAAGTTAATCTTTCACTTACAAGGATCAGTTTATTAGAAAGTGcgaagaaattcaaaaattataCAGGAAATACCATAAAAATAACCGATCCTATTGAAGTTGATTTCATAACTCAAACTATAGAAAATTACTTAAATTTTGTAACTGAAGAAAAAGAACTTGGTTCTATGTTAATTGATGTCATTAGTACTCTGATTAATGTAccaaagaatattttaaaaaaagcTGAAATTTCCTTTAAATCTTGCACGCGACTAATAAAAGCTGTAGAAAAGATTATACAATTTACTCCATCTATACAATTTTACAAGAAAAACATGGCACTAGAAGAATTCAGAGTGAAACGTGATAGTTTTACAGGATTAATATGTACATGGTATTCCAATAATAATCCAGAAATACGATTTTTACAATGTACAACAAACAATAGAACATCTCCGattaatataaaagataaaataattgaaGCATCAATACACCTACCTGCATCTTTATTACAATATTCACAAGAAGTTACTGCTCATCAATTAATGATTTCTGTATATAGCAATAGTAGATTGTTTcctaaaataattaacaatgaTAATATGGATATTCCATCATGTGTTATTGGAAGCAAGTTAT ATGGAATGTCAATACAAAATTTAACTGAGCCTGTATACATTATGCTAAAGGCACCTTTATACTACTACGCCGGAAAAAAATTATTACCCGTAGTTTGGGATGAAACATTAAATAAATCAGGAGGCTGGACAAATGATGGTTGCTATTTAAGAAATGTATTAAATAACTTAATAGTATTTCATTGCAATAGATTGGGATATTATGGCCTTTTACAAGATACTTCTACATTTGATTACAATGGTAACAG CATAAGTGGCGCCAAATTTAGGTATTCAAATCCAGCAATATATATTGGAAGTATTGCAACAGTAACATGTTTAGTTATTATGTCTGTTACATACATTATCTGTTACACATCAATTGCTATGCCTAAAAAAGCAAAACATTGTGTTATTAATACTTGGTTTGCTATGGCattattatcatttttttatagtattggTATTTACCAAACAGAAAATATACCAATTTGTCAAGGTGTTGGTCTTATTCTACATTACTTGTCTTTATGTTGTTTATTATGGATGGCAGTATTTGCAAG caatatgtataaaaaattatCTAAACCAGATCTTGAAGATATTCCGGATAATGAACTTCAAGATCCACCAATACCAAAACCATTATTAGGGCTGTATCTAGTCGGCTGGGGTATAGCTATGATCATTTGTGGTATATCTGGCGCAATAAATTTACGAGAATACGCTGGATATTCATATTGTTTTCTCACAACTGCTCCTGCTCTTGTTGCATTGTTTGTTCCAGCTGGatttctaattgtatatttatctatttttcatTTACTCATTAAATGTTCAATTCAAAATGTTGATATGAATGCTCAGTTGTCTGAAGGTACACAAGCAACGGAAAATATGGATTTAGAATTATTGGAACCAAATACAAATCTTTCTGTAGGCAGGAATAGTGCACGCAGTGCACAGACTGTTTTATCCGATATTGACGACTCAGAACATTCTCAAATAACTCAACTAAAGGgtcaaattattattttaattttatatttaatatcatgGATTACTGCAGCAGCAGCTATAACAAAGCCATTAAGTGCATACATTTCGTTTGATGAAACTATATTTGCTACTTTATATTCCCTTTTTTCTAGTTCACTTGGAATTTTCATCCTCTTTTTTTATGGAATTGCGCGAAATGATGTTAGGTCACAATGGTTAAAAATGGGTTGCTGGTTTCAAAAACGAAAAAATCAATGTTGTCGAACAAGAAGTATCTCTGATGCAAATCCTGTAATAGCAACGCAATCATTAGTACAAAATTTGGTACCTCCAATGTCTAATTCTCAGGCTACTCAAGTTACATCTGATTCAAATTCCATTGGTTCATCCAGATACACCAATAGGTCGCAAACTTATAATGCATTTAAAGTTACAGATATTATAACCAGTCAAGAAGTTTCACCTGTTGGTAGAAAAATGACTAATGTGAACTTAGTTGTATTACATCGACAGCAATACAGATCTGATAATTCCGTAACAACATATATTGAACCAACTTGTGTTGAAATGTTTTATAATCCTCATCAAAGTGGAGTTGCTAGAAAATTTTTTAGAAAACAACGTCGtcatacaaaaaataataatcttGGTCCTCGAAAACAAGGTGATGGCGGTGCTATGAGTGATGCTGGTAGTTGCATTTCTGTACCACGATCTACTACAAAATTAGATAGTAATATAGACCAAACCATCTTAAGTAGCAGTGCAAAagtaaataatacaaatatccaTGTTGAGTTAAATCCAATAAATGACATTAAAAACGTTAATATACTCTCAGATAGCGGTGGTAGTATCTCAGAGGAAAGAAATGTTCCAGTGCGATTTGTTATTGGTCAAGAAGGTCTTTTTGGAAATGTAAGAAAAGTTAATAATAACTGTAGATTACACGATTCTTTAAACACATTATCAAACTCTGCGAGGAATAATTGCCAAAAAGTAGAATTACTGAGTATAACTTTACATGACTCAGACATGGACATCAAAACTGATGAAGAAAAACATCTGCAAAGTGTTTCACAACAatgtagtttagaatatagctCGGAAATAGAATCTATTACTCAGATGACTAGTGAAAAAAGCGAACATAATTTACCAGAAGTTTATGAAACTGTAGATAACATTATGAACCCAAAATGGTTAAAAAAAGACTGTCAAAGTATGAATGAATTTCATGAAGTAGAAGAACGGCGGTCTAATGCCACTTCAAAATGGTTAACTCATTCTAATAGCATGCACTGTCTTCCAATAGAGACTGTGAAACCATTAAggaataatttttgtaattcATTAAACGACATCACATCCCTTACCAGTTTAAAAAAATGCGAATATCTGAAATCATTTACAGGcttacaaaatattacaaattcaaATTTATGTGATAAAAGTCGCCTATCTCAAAAATCATTTAACAAATTAGAATCACCTTTCCCTAAAGTAAATAGTGCAGTTAAAgataatttacataaattaatGCAGACTACATATATTACTCCTACAAGAAATACTGAATGTGCCTCTAATGTGTGCACTGATGAATTGAGATCtaaacaaaaattaatcagttctATGATTGATATGACATCACTTATGCACAGTTCTTGTAATATTGTAAAAAATTTAGATTCAAACAATGAAGTAGAGAGCTTAAACAGAcaacaaaatatacagaatattgAAACTAGTAAAACACACTTAAATAATCCGAATACTTATCTACaaatagtaaaaaaagaaacaagtgTTTAA
- the Remo gene encoding remoulade isoform X3, producing the protein MEGTFYGLKSLKQLDLSNNPWRCDCELYWFSNWIHNSSIKLNPAPKCVSPINIKGEFVKKLKYSENIQCQWLPPTIELRPVNNQVVFAGDSITLKCRAPSITEDRNARLSWLWYPNTTSETVDLNTFLDPQKSLSNIKVDNRYLADSGIVDSSLSIVPVKEEHNGQWNCLLVSVNGNRTKAISVIVISEETRYCPLAVTKNNKGIYTWPKTIVGWRAELPCEGNHLSGLMQMPLKASYQCNITGYWENLNTELCPYISHITKSLEQFSKVNLSLTRISLLESAKKFKNYTGNTIKITDPIEVDFITQTIENYLNFVTEEKELGSMLIDVISTLINVPKNILKKAEISFKSCTRLIKAVEKIIQFTPSIQFYKKNMALEEFRVKRDSFTGLICTWYSNNNPEIRFLQCTTNNRTSPINIKDKIIEASIHLPASLLQYSQEVTAHQLMISVYSNSRLFPKIINNDNMDIPSCVIGSKLYGMSIQNLTEPVYIMLKAPLYYYAGKKLLPVVWDETLNKSGGWTNDGCYLRNVLNNLIVFHCNRLGYYGLLQDTSTFDYNGNSISGAKFRYSNPAIYIGSIATVTCLVIMSVTYIICYTSIAMPKKAKHCVINTWFAMALLSFFYSIGIYQTENIPICQGVGLILHYLSLCCLLWMAVFASNMYKKLSKPDLEDIPDNELQDPPIPKPLLGLYLVGWGIAMIICGISGAINLREYAGYSYCFLTTAPALVALFVPAGFLIVYLSIFHLLIKCSIQNVDMNAQLSEGTQATENMDLELLEPNTNLSVGRNSARSAQTVLSDIDDSEHSQITQLKGQIIILILYLISWITAAAAITKPLSAYISFDETIFATLYSLFSSSLGIFILFFYGIARNDVRSQWLKMGCWFQKRKNQCCRTRSISDANPVIATQSLVQNLVPPMSNSQATQVTSDSNSIGSSRYTNRSQTYNAFKVTDIITSQEVSPVGRKMTNVNLVVLHRQQYRSDNSVTTYIEPTCVEMFYNPHQSGVARKFFRKQRRHTKNNNLGPRKQGDGGAMSDAGSCISVPRSTTKLDSNIDQTILSSSAKVNNTNIHVELNPINDIKNVNILSDSGGSISEERNVPVRFVIGQEGLFGNVRKVNNNCRLHDSLNTLSNSARNNCQKVELLSITLHDSDMDIKTDEEKHLQSVSQQCSLEYSSEIESITQMTSEKSEHNLPEVYETVDNIMNPKWLKKDCQSMNEFHEVEERRSNATSKWLTHSNSMHCLPIETVKPLRNNFCNSLNDITSLTSLKKCEYLKSFTGLQNITNSNLCDKSRLSQKSFNKLESPFPKVNSAVKDNLHKLMQTTYITPTRNTECASNVCTDELRSKQKLISSMIDMTSLMHSSCNIVKNLDSNNEVESLNRQQNIQNIETSKTHLNNPNTYLQIVKKETSV; encoded by the exons ATGGAGGGTACTTTTTATGGTCTGAAATCTTTAAAACAGTT aGATTTATCTAACAATCCATGGAGATGTGACTGTGAATTATACTGGTTTAGTAATTGGATTCATAACAGTTCTATTAAATTAAa tcCTGCCCCAAAATGTGTATCACCTATAAATATCAAAGGTGAATTTGTGAAAAAATTGAAGTATTCAGAAAATATTCAATGTCAGTGGTTACCTCCCACAATTGAACTTCGGCCAGTTAATAATCAAGTAGTATTTGCTGGAGATTCTATAACTTTAAAATGCAGAGCACCTAGTATAACAGAAGATAGAAATGCAAGACTAAGTTGGTTGTGGTATCCTAATACTACTTCTGAAACTGTAGATTTAAATACATTTCTAGATCCACAAAAAAGTTTATCTAATATTAAAGTGGATAACAGATATCTTGCAGATAGTGGCATTGTGGACAG ttCTCTTAGTATTGTTCCTGTTAAAGAAGAACACAATGGCCAATGGAATTGTTTGTTAGTTTCTGTAAATGGTAATAGAACAAAAGCAATCAGTGTAATAGTTATCTCTGAAGAAACTCGTTATTGTCCTCTAGcag TAACTAAAAATAATAAAGGTATTTATACATGGCCAAAAACTATAGTAGGATGGAGGGCAGAATTACCATGCGAAGGCAACCACTTATCAGGTTTAATGCAAATGCCTTTAAAAGCTTCTTATCAATGTAATATTACAGGATATTGGGAGAATTTAAACACAGAATTATGTCCTTACATATCACATATAACAAAAAGTTTAGAACAATTTTCTAAAGTTAATCTTTCACTTACAAGGATCAGTTTATTAGAAAGTGcgaagaaattcaaaaattataCAGGAAATACCATAAAAATAACCGATCCTATTGAAGTTGATTTCATAACTCAAACTATAGAAAATTACTTAAATTTTGTAACTGAAGAAAAAGAACTTGGTTCTATGTTAATTGATGTCATTAGTACTCTGATTAATGTAccaaagaatattttaaaaaaagcTGAAATTTCCTTTAAATCTTGCACGCGACTAATAAAAGCTGTAGAAAAGATTATACAATTTACTCCATCTATACAATTTTACAAGAAAAACATGGCACTAGAAGAATTCAGAGTGAAACGTGATAGTTTTACAGGATTAATATGTACATGGTATTCCAATAATAATCCAGAAATACGATTTTTACAATGTACAACAAACAATAGAACATCTCCGattaatataaaagataaaataattgaaGCATCAATACACCTACCTGCATCTTTATTACAATATTCACAAGAAGTTACTGCTCATCAATTAATGATTTCTGTATATAGCAATAGTAGATTGTTTcctaaaataattaacaatgaTAATATGGATATTCCATCATGTGTTATTGGAAGCAAGTTAT ATGGAATGTCAATACAAAATTTAACTGAGCCTGTATACATTATGCTAAAGGCACCTTTATACTACTACGCCGGAAAAAAATTATTACCCGTAGTTTGGGATGAAACATTAAATAAATCAGGAGGCTGGACAAATGATGGTTGCTATTTAAGAAATGTATTAAATAACTTAATAGTATTTCATTGCAATAGATTGGGATATTATGGCCTTTTACAAGATACTTCTACATTTGATTACAATGGTAACAG CATAAGTGGCGCCAAATTTAGGTATTCAAATCCAGCAATATATATTGGAAGTATTGCAACAGTAACATGTTTAGTTATTATGTCTGTTACATACATTATCTGTTACACATCAATTGCTATGCCTAAAAAAGCAAAACATTGTGTTATTAATACTTGGTTTGCTATGGCattattatcatttttttatagtattggTATTTACCAAACAGAAAATATACCAATTTGTCAAGGTGTTGGTCTTATTCTACATTACTTGTCTTTATGTTGTTTATTATGGATGGCAGTATTTGCAAG caatatgtataaaaaattatCTAAACCAGATCTTGAAGATATTCCGGATAATGAACTTCAAGATCCACCAATACCAAAACCATTATTAGGGCTGTATCTAGTCGGCTGGGGTATAGCTATGATCATTTGTGGTATATCTGGCGCAATAAATTTACGAGAATACGCTGGATATTCATATTGTTTTCTCACAACTGCTCCTGCTCTTGTTGCATTGTTTGTTCCAGCTGGatttctaattgtatatttatctatttttcatTTACTCATTAAATGTTCAATTCAAAATGTTGATATGAATGCTCAGTTGTCTGAAGGTACACAAGCAACGGAAAATATGGATTTAGAATTATTGGAACCAAATACAAATCTTTCTGTAGGCAGGAATAGTGCACGCAGTGCACAGACTGTTTTATCCGATATTGACGACTCAGAACATTCTCAAATAACTCAACTAAAGGgtcaaattattattttaattttatatttaatatcatgGATTACTGCAGCAGCAGCTATAACAAAGCCATTAAGTGCATACATTTCGTTTGATGAAACTATATTTGCTACTTTATATTCCCTTTTTTCTAGTTCACTTGGAATTTTCATCCTCTTTTTTTATGGAATTGCGCGAAATGATGTTAGGTCACAATGGTTAAAAATGGGTTGCTGGTTTCAAAAACGAAAAAATCAATGTTGTCGAACAAGAAGTATCTCTGATGCAAATCCTGTAATAGCAACGCAATCATTAGTACAAAATTTGGTACCTCCAATGTCTAATTCTCAGGCTACTCAAGTTACATCTGATTCAAATTCCATTGGTTCATCCAGATACACCAATAGGTCGCAAACTTATAATGCATTTAAAGTTACAGATATTATAACCAGTCAAGAAGTTTCACCTGTTGGTAGAAAAATGACTAATGTGAACTTAGTTGTATTACATCGACAGCAATACAGATCTGATAATTCCGTAACAACATATATTGAACCAACTTGTGTTGAAATGTTTTATAATCCTCATCAAAGTGGAGTTGCTAGAAAATTTTTTAGAAAACAACGTCGtcatacaaaaaataataatcttGGTCCTCGAAAACAAGGTGATGGCGGTGCTATGAGTGATGCTGGTAGTTGCATTTCTGTACCACGATCTACTACAAAATTAGATAGTAATATAGACCAAACCATCTTAAGTAGCAGTGCAAAagtaaataatacaaatatccaTGTTGAGTTAAATCCAATAAATGACATTAAAAACGTTAATATACTCTCAGATAGCGGTGGTAGTATCTCAGAGGAAAGAAATGTTCCAGTGCGATTTGTTATTGGTCAAGAAGGTCTTTTTGGAAATGTAAGAAAAGTTAATAATAACTGTAGATTACACGATTCTTTAAACACATTATCAAACTCTGCGAGGAATAATTGCCAAAAAGTAGAATTACTGAGTATAACTTTACATGACTCAGACATGGACATCAAAACTGATGAAGAAAAACATCTGCAAAGTGTTTCACAACAatgtagtttagaatatagctCGGAAATAGAATCTATTACTCAGATGACTAGTGAAAAAAGCGAACATAATTTACCAGAAGTTTATGAAACTGTAGATAACATTATGAACCCAAAATGGTTAAAAAAAGACTGTCAAAGTATGAATGAATTTCATGAAGTAGAAGAACGGCGGTCTAATGCCACTTCAAAATGGTTAACTCATTCTAATAGCATGCACTGTCTTCCAATAGAGACTGTGAAACCATTAAggaataatttttgtaattcATTAAACGACATCACATCCCTTACCAGTTTAAAAAAATGCGAATATCTGAAATCATTTACAGGcttacaaaatattacaaattcaaATTTATGTGATAAAAGTCGCCTATCTCAAAAATCATTTAACAAATTAGAATCACCTTTCCCTAAAGTAAATAGTGCAGTTAAAgataatttacataaattaatGCAGACTACATATATTACTCCTACAAGAAATACTGAATGTGCCTCTAATGTGTGCACTGATGAATTGAGATCtaaacaaaaattaatcagttctATGATTGATATGACATCACTTATGCACAGTTCTTGTAATATTGTAAAAAATTTAGATTCAAACAATGAAGTAGAGAGCTTAAACAGAcaacaaaatatacagaatattgAAACTAGTAAAACACACTTAAATAATCCGAATACTTATCTACaaatagtaaaaaaagaaacaagtgTTTAA